Proteins encoded by one window of Culicoides brevitarsis isolate CSIRO-B50_1 chromosome 2, AGI_CSIRO_Cbre_v1, whole genome shotgun sequence:
- the LOC134832174 gene encoding histone chaperone asf1, translated as MAKVHITNVVVLDNPSSFFNPFQFELTFECIEELKEDLEWKMIYVGSAESEDYDQVLDTIYVGPVPEGRHIFVFQADPPDVTKIPEQDAVGVTVVLLTCCYRGQEFVRVGYFINVDYSDPELRENPPAKPQFDKMTRNILASKPRVTRFKINWDDTPTNGLDGEMMAADGGSCSTDMFQIPENALAQATAEMQQQMQENPHMMMMAPDEDAHALMEEENSMALPGVSCASALGNENSISMEC; from the coding sequence ATGGCGAAAGTTCACATCACTAATGTCGTTGTCCTGGACAATCCGAGCAGCTTTTTCAACCCGTTTCAGTTCGAACTGACTTTCGAGTGCATCGAGGAGCTGAAGGAAGACCTGGAATGGAAGATGATCTACGTCGGATCTGCCGAATCGGAGGACTACGATCAAGTGCTCGACACAATCTACGTGGGTCCCGTGCCCGAGGGACGCCACATTTTCGTCTTCCAAGCCGATCCGCCAGATGTAACGAAAATTCCCGAGCAAGATGCCGTCGGCGTCACTGTCGTTTTGCTCACATGCTGTTATCGCGGTCAGGAATTTGTGCGTGTCGGCTACTTCATCAATGTCGACTACTCGGATCCAGAATTGCGTGAAAATCCACCGGCGAAACCGCAATTCGACAAAATGACGCGCAACATTTTGGCATCGAAACCGCGCGTCACACGCTTCAAAATCAACTGGGACGACACACCGACAAACGGACTGGATGGCGAAATGATGGCAGCGGATGGCGGTTCATGTAGCACCGACATGTTCCAAATACCGGAAAATGCACTGGCACAAGCGACGGCAGAGATGCAGCAACAAATGCAAGAAAATCCacacatgatgatgatggcacCCGACGAAGATGCTCACGCGCTCATGGAGGAGGAGAATAGCATGGCGTTGCCCGGTGTCTCGTGCGCCTCGGCACTCGGCAACGAGAATTCCATTTCGATGGAGTGCTGA
- the LOC134832163 gene encoding titin, protein MVVSRGKRKQKEIATPKPTPEPPKRLKFQAQRKFAQGQGHPASTSNYLNFANSSAANSSQVTPVKENQNPPPELLPNQRPNTEDFLTFLCFRNTPVLPPALDFLNPQKQRKAQAAQKTKSPEAAKKMGLTSSTSKSSEAKDDATTPKKTEENGGESSSSTKKPAAFPGAVRKRAEKVPMMSNKFQQNDKKQKNDTKVANALKKKYAKLNKVTAKETRRTRAHPETTNDDENDAEEDEEEEETTEMPQKRKSSLHKSVSNNSLDDGTPVKKSPRTTGSLKNVKKDESETASDKIKKRRGKKAASEDENDEDTATHDDSKSEEPEKIERRQTRYASFRIPPPLKKERKKKTDSPVVMLKEKTPESTSAAPTDNKKPLKVDNVKESSSKKNSADEKDEHVNKKLKKEIDFSSEDDEPLVKTGKRTPLIESDEGVSKPGRRTLHKGQPKKSNFIDEIVKKLDDDIENEKKPESASADTAPKAARGRPKRKSAPEAAFDAKKLAVESKNASPVPTKGLADKKSPTPGSTKLRSPTPGSKTENESKERKKIGRARRTNVKDKVSIESIADDSESETEVRAARPSRKTKEAATIYMELIGRKLSLKELSDDDSLDSLELPNIQRMQQMEDEIKSIHDKQVEMAAKNASSPVMKPSEGKTGDEPVKKKRGRKKKETPVAETTPVADEKTEEKPKILEKSFDDSDEEPLATKAKTKKEASGGKRGRKTSTPNKKDIPAEIKVPEIQQTPSPVKLSKWQERLLANSSPKSKTTSSPVAQKLFETSPTKDVLNKTDDSLKVHNRSSNAKVFSPDAKATNKPSTSENVETAPNTTKEKPFVRPSKVENVVATEIIDDDDDETPKPLNLAPKSLLGNLLPSKEEQNKIFGIASITLAQSSGPMDTKCHLGKCGSVHKPLGPAVLTESNLGGHLSPKDRRKSKVNMSNEQIQRWIEGIQVTPVPDDLDDIELDGPVTKMSPYPSKDFMDESSSSQKTVTKKEEKQNSPNKNPTVQAAKLGVQLNKVKKEEIPTTSFNVTEKINKELYKSPEVKKESEKETPKLVRSTPELFNAKEKEKLSPLKSTSTLTPPTLPPKITSIPDVVPKIMVPTSNNKTETTPTTVSSPILSTPLSLFTTKTTPLKSPLPKISDTKPPSSVVNTSTAVNNITTTTPTSSNADKKPVYCPIKRTPIYKQLDAPATPTSTSKPVVNIFGTFSAENEKSIYSFDEPDADLEGKKTKTSPSSKKGGRRSGSSSQKPQGNNVDGDFKNPTPPKNANPAVSLTLSPEESSKIAAINLTNNHEPKKEEDADSDSEGQTFYIPLSSANIAGSSKLGEMIQGVKLKLGTEGPEGPNQRVIMHAKLVTKAEMGDKSTTPMPEGITNMTEIVKALTSSKDMIGKSVPVGTVQPRFKSDELEMKTVTVPVSLPTTPVVETPPPAGALSRINSNSSLSSARSKLTKPLIQPANPSTFPHINDSAQMVEAPIFRPTEKEFQDPIEFFERILPVAATFGICRVIPPASFKPECRISDDMRFTAYNQYIHKMLYRWGPSAKELAAIKKYLETQNISMQHPPWIGGMEVDLPRLYHTVQELGGLKEVIEKKKWPKVSEEMCIPKTAHDRVSKLDDIYCKYLLPYDTLSPSERQKLFDEVEADWAKQEAKARRNADRFRGSEDDDSNQSSSTEDEDDDDNECSMECMVKGRSMPLNQFFRIARNTMSLWFKNAEPTSQEVEAEFWRHVAVRDSHVCVNSGSIDSSGYGYGFPTPGPKGKGSPCAKHPWNLKVLTNNHGSILRSLGPVTGVTVPTIHVGMLFSACCWYRDPHGLPWIEYMHTGGSKIWYGVPDEQSNNFRTALTNLIPTHCQSKTVWLPCDTAMVPPHMLTDKGVSLCRTEQEPGQFVIIFPRAYTSSICTGYTVSESVMFASSSWLETAKADYEDMHESCEPAMFSLEQLLFAIASDQRSSQELHAQILPMLIEVYEKEKSDRKALKDAGVVQTEKIPIGKKKIAEEFECEICRANLSISLVKVKQDTNDDEDEEEEETIYCLRHTLKNIQSNRLTPKNCKLVFSYSIDEIEALISKIKDRVQTQNKGKKKDGTTSQQQQQSGTSGRKSNSNLYQPSSSSKYSGMPTMLK, encoded by the exons ATGGTTGTTTCGCGCGGAAAACgaaaacaaaaggaaattgCAACACCGAAACCAACTCCTGAGCCACCAAAGCG tctgAAATTTCAAGCACAACGCAAATTCGCGCAAGGTCAGGGCCATCCCGCATCAACTtcgaattatttgaatttcgcCAATAGCTCGGCTGCGAATTCGTCACAAGTGACGCCCGTGAAGGAGAATCAAAATCCGCCGCCGGAATTGCTTCCCAACCAACGACCAAACACCGAGGATTTTCTCACGTTCTTGTGTTTTCGCAATACGCCCGTGTTGCCGCCCGCATTGGATTTTCTCAATCCGCAGAAGCAACGCAAAGCCCAAGCCGCACAAAAGACCAAATCGCCGGAAGCTGCCAAGAAAATGGGACTCACGAGCTCGACATCCAAATCTTCCGAGGCAAAAGACGACGCAACGACTCCCaaaaaaacggaagaaaaTGGCGGCGAATCGTCGAGCAGCACCAAGAAACCGGCTGCGTTTCCGGGCGCCGTGCGAAAACGCGCCGAAAAAGTCCCCATGATGTCAAACAAGTTCCAGCAGAACGacaaaaagcagaaaaacgaCACAAAAGTCGCGAATGCGCTGAAGAAAAAGTACGCAAAACTGAATAAAGTCACCGCGAAAGAGACTCGCAGAACTCGCGCACACCCAGAAACcacaaacgacgacgaaaacgacgccgaggaagacgaagaagaggaGGAAACTACGGAAATGCCGCAAAAACGCAAGTCTAGTCTACACAAAAGTGTCAGCAATAATAGTTTAGACGACGGTACGCCAGTGAAAAAGTCCCCGCGAACCACGGGATctctcaaaaatgtcaaaaaagacGAATCAGAGACTGCATCGGACAAAATCAAGAAACGGCGAGGCAAAAAAGCCGCTTCTGAAGACGAAAACGACGAGGATACCGCAACGCATGATGACTCAAAGTCTGAAGAAcccgaaaaaatcgaaagacgTCAAACGCGTTACGCTTCTTTTCGTATTCCGCCACCGCTGAAGAAGGAACGCAAGAAGAAAACCGACTCGCCTGTGGTAATGTTGAAGGAAAAAACACCCGAAAGCACTTCAGCAGCGCCAACAGACAACAAGAAACCATTAAAAGTCGACAACGTCAAAgaaagcagcagcaaaaaaaattccgcTGATGAAAAGGACGAACATGTGaacaaaaaactgaagaaagaaattgatttttcctcAGAGGATGACGAACCGCTTGTCAAAACAGGCAAACGAACGCCTTTAATTGAAAGCGATGAAGGAGTTTCTAAGC CTGGTCGTCGTACGTTGCACAAAGGACAgccaaaaaagtcaaatttcatCGATGAGATTGTCAAAAAGTTGGATGACGACAtcgaaaacgagaaaaaacccGAAAGTGCTTCTGCTGACACAGCGCCAAAAGCTGCTCGTGGCAGACCGAAGCGAAAATCGGCACCGGAAGCAGCATTTGACGCGAAAAAACTGGCAGTTGAGTCAAAAAACGCATCGCCCGTTCCCACAAAAGGACTCGCCGATAAGAAATCTCCGACGCCGGGTTCGACAAAACTTCGTTCTCCGACTCCCGgctcaaaaactgaaaacgaATCGAAGGAACGGAAGAAAATTGGAAGAGCGCGACGCACAAATGTCAAGGACAAGGTTTCGATAGAGTCCATTGCCGATGATTCGGAGAGCGAAACGGAAGTTCGTGCGGCACGACCTTCGCGAAAAACCAAGGAAGCTGCGACAATTTACATGGAGCTGATCGGGCGCAAGTTGAGTTTGAAAGAATTGTCGGACGACGACAGCTTGGATAGTTTGGAGTTGCCGAATATCCAAAGGATGCAACAAATGGAGGACGAGATCAAGTCGATTCACGACAAGCAGGTCGAAATGGCGGCAAAAAACGCGTCGTCACCGGTAATGAAACCCAGTGAGGGTAAAACGGGCGACGAACCGGTGAAGAAAAAGCGTGGCAGGAAGAAAAAAGAGACACCTGTCGCGGAAACAACGCCCGTTGCTGACGAAAAAACGgaagaaaagccaaaaattttggagaaaaGCTTCGATGATTCGGATGAAGAACCGCTGGCGACAAAAGCAAAGACAAAAAAGGAGGCAAGTGGCGGAAAACGAGGCCGAAAAACGTCGACGCCAAACAAAAAAGACATTCCTGCGGAGATAAAAGTGCCCGAAATCCAACAAACGCCCTCGCCAGTCAAGTTATCAAAGTGGCAGGAGCGTCTTTTGGCAAACAGTTCGCCCAAATCGAAGACAACAAGCAGTCCCGTGGCACAAAAGCTCTTCGAAACGAGTCCCACGAAGGATGTACTTAACAAAACGGACGATTCGCTAAAAGTTCACAACCGTTCGTCAAATGCCAAGGTTTTTTCGCCCGATGCAAAAGCCACAAACAAGCCAAGCACCTCGGAAAATGTCGAAACTGCGCCAAACACAACTAAGGAAAAGCCCTTTGTGCGTCCCAGCAAGGTAGAAAATGTCGTGGCAACCGAAATAatcgacgatgacgacgacgaaacaCCAAAACCCCTCAATCTGGCGCCAAAATCCCTCCTCGGCAACTTGTTGCCCAGCAAAGAGGAGCAAAACAAGATTTTTGGCATTGCCAGTATCACGCTGGCGCAAAGTTCGGGTCCCATGGATACCAAATGTCATCTCGGCAAATGCGGATCTGTGCATAAGCCACTTGGGCCCGCTGTGCTCACGGAAAGTAACTTGGGAGGGCATTTGTCGCCGAAAGATCGACGAAAAAGCAAAGTAAACATGTCGAACGAGCAGATTCAACGATGGATCGAAGGCATTCAAGTGACTCCCGTGCCCGATGATTTGGATGATATCGAGTTGGATGGTCCCGTAACGAAAATGAGCCCGTATCCGAGCAAGGATTTCATGGACGAGTCATCAAGTTCGCAAAAAACAGTCACGAAAAAGGAGGAGAAACAAAATTCGCCCAACAAAAATCCAACGGTTCAAGCCGCAAAGCTCGGAGTGCAACTCAACAAAgtgaaaaaagaggaaattccCACGACGTCGTTCAATGTGACAGAGAAAATCAACAAAGAATTATACAAAAGTCCGGAAGTGAAGAAGGAAAGTGAAAAAGAGACGCCGAAATTGGTACGAAGCACCCCCGAGTTGTTCAATGCCAAAGAAAAGGAGAAACTTTCGCCCCTAAAATCCACATCAACGTTGACTCCTCCAACGCTTCCGCCGAAAATCACGAGCATTCCGGATGTCGTGCCCAAAATCATGGTTCCCACGAGCAACAACAAGACGGAAACAACTCCCACAACGGTTTCATCGCCCATCCTTTCAACGCCCCTGAGTTTGTTCACCACAAAAACGACGCCCCTGAAGTCGCCACTTCCCAAAATTTCCGACACAAAGCCGCCATCGAGTGTCGTCAACACGAGCACAGCAGTCAACAACatcacaacaacaacgccAACTTCTTCAAATGCGGACAAGAAACCCGTTTATTGTCCGATCAAACGTACGCCAATTTACAAGCAACTCGATGCGCCAGCAACGCCAACCTCAACTTCGAAGCCCGTCGTGAACATTTTCGGAACATTTTCagctgaaaatgaaaaatccatTTACTCTTTCGACGAACCGGATGCCGATTTGGAgggaaaaaagacaaaaacttcGCCGTCGAGCAAAAAAGGAGGTCGTCGCAGTGGCTCGTCGTCCCAAAAACCGCAAGGAAACAACGTCGACGGCGATTTCAAGAATCCAACTCCGCCGAAAAATGCAAATCCAGCAGTTTCGTTGACTCTCAGTCCGGAGGAAAGTAGCAAAATTGCCGCCATAAATCTCACAAACAATCACGAACCGAAAAAGGAAGAGGATGCAGACTCAGATTCTGAAGGACAAACGTTCTACATCCCCCTTTCATCCGCAAATATTGCTGGTAGCAGTAAATTGGGCGAAATGATCCAAGGCGTAAAACTAAAACTGGGTACTGAGGGTCCCGAAGGACCCAATCAACGCGTCATTATGCACGCAAAACTCGTTACAAAAGCCGAAATGGGCGACAAAAGCACAACTCCCATGCCGGAGGGCATCACAAATATGACGGAAATTGTCAAGGCGTTGACCAGCAGCAAAGATATGATCGGAAAATCGGTGCCTGTTGGAACAGTTCAACCTAGATTCAAGTCTGACGAGTTGGAAATGAAAACGGTGACAGTTCCTGTGTCGCTTCCAACGACTCCTGTTGTTGAAACGCCTCCGCCTGCTGGCGCATTATCGCGAATTAACTCAAATTCGTCCCTGTCGTCAGCTCGTTCGAAACTAACAAAGCCTTTGATTCAACCGGCGAACCCGTCGACGTTTCCGCACATCAATGACAGCGCCCAAATGGTCGAAGCTCCCATCTTTCGGCCCACGGAGAAGGAATTCCAAGACCCAATTGAGTTTTTCGAGCGAATTTTGCCGGTAGCTGCTACTTTTGGGATTTGTCGTGTCATTCCGCCAGCGAGTTTCAAGCCGGAATGTCGCATTTCGGACGACATGCGATTCACGGCATACAACCAGTACATCCACAAGATGCTGTATCGCTGGGGTCCGAGTGCCAAAGAACTGGCTGCCATCAAAAAGTACTTGGAAACGCAAAACATCTCGATGCAACATCCTCCGTGGATTGGCGGCATGGAAGTTGATTTGCCGCGTTTGTATCACACCGTACAAGAGCTTGGCGGACTAAAAGAGGTGatcgagaagaaaaaatggcCCAAAGTCTCGGAGGAAATGTGCATTCCGAAAACGGCGCACGATCGTGTCTCGAAACTCGACGACATCTActgtaaatatttgttgcCGTACGACACGTTGTCGCCGAGTGAGCGTCAAAAGCTGTTCGACGAAGTTGAAGCTGACTGGGCAAAGCAGGAGGCCAAGGCACGACGCAACGCCGATCGTTTTCGCGGGTCCGAAGATGATGACAGCAACCAATCGTCATCGACGGaagacgaagacgacgacgacaacgagtgTTCCATGGAGTGCATGGTCAAGGGACGCAGCATGCCGTTGAACCAATTTTTCCGTATTGCTCGCAACACGATGTCACTTTGGTTCAAAAATGCTGAACCCACATCGCAGGAAGTCGAAGCTGAATTTTGGCGTCATGTTGCGGTGCGAGACAGTCACGTTTGCGTCAACTCCGGATCAATTGACTCGTCGGGATATGGCTACGGGTTTCCGACGCCGGGTCCCAAAGGCAAAGGATCGCCATGTGCCAAACATCCGTGGAACCTCAAAGTGCTAACGAACAATCACGGATCCATTTTGCGTTCACTGGGACCTGTGACGGGAGTTACGGTGCCCACAATTCACGTCGGGATGCTTTTCAGTGCGTGTTGTTGGTATCGCGATCCACACGGATTGCCTTGGATCGAATATATGCACACGGGTGGTTCGAAAATTTGGTATGGCGTGCCTGATGAACAGAGCAACAATTTCCGCACGGCACTGACAAATCTCATTCCGACACATTGTCAGAGCAAAACGGTGTGGCTTCCGTGCGATACAGCGATGGTTCCTCCTCACATGTTAACCGATAAGGGAGTTTCGTTGTGCCGAACTGAACAAGAACCCGGACAATTTGTCATTATTTTCCCGAGAGCTTACACGAGCAGCATTTGTACGGGATACACGGTGTCGGAAAGTGTCATGTTTGCGTCGAGCTCGTGGCTGGAAACGGCAAAGGCAGATTatgag GACATGCACGAAAGTTGCGAGCCAGCGATGTTCTCATTGGAGCAACTTTTGTTCGCGATCGCCAGTGATCAACGTTCCAGTCAAGAATTACACGCGCAAATTCTTCCGATGCTCATCGAGGTttacgaaaaagaaaaatccgacagaaaagctttaaaa gaCGCCGGCGTTGTTCAAACCGAAAAAATCCCGATAGGCAAGAAAAAGATCGCCGAGGAGTTTGAATGCGAAATTTGTCGTGCCAACTTGTCCATTTCCCTGGTAAAAGTCAAACAAGACacgaacgacgacgaggaCGAAGAAGAGGAAGAAACGATTTACTGCCTGCGTCACACGCTAAAGAACATCCAAAGTAACCGTTTGACACCGAAAAACTGCAAACTCGTGTTCAGCTACTCGATCGACGAAATCGAAGCACTGATTTCCAAAATCAAGGATCGCGTGCAAACGCAAAACAAGGGCAAGAAAAAGGACGGAACGacatcacaacaacaacaacaatcggGCACCAGTGGAAGAAAATCGAATTCAAACTTGTACCAACCGTCGTCGTCGAGCAAGTACAGCGGCATGCCGACGATgctgaagtaa